The following coding sequences lie in one Arachis ipaensis cultivar K30076 chromosome B05, Araip1.1, whole genome shotgun sequence genomic window:
- the LOC107640525 gene encoding proteoglycan 4-like, with product MRKKIIAKRAPREKVLKLPTKPSTRSQDRTFTPSPSPPTSPHRCDPMARTKNTPRFPASVKPTPPPKATPSKPGSSKPSSAKPGSSKGKRQATEEPIPEPTQPKSRSVPMRSQRGNTRVPLQNVKEPDIGPFDHKAHFLTSHSNYNPYRFKSAMNNDFYEKVVQPNVNSPNGIKGIQQRILG from the exons atgaggaagaaaatcaTTGCAAAAAGGGCTCCTCGTGAAAAGGTTTTAAAGCTACCCACAAAGCCTTCCACTCGCTCTCAAGACCGCACCTTTaccccttctccttctcctcctacctctcctcaTCGCTGTGACCCCATGGCTCGGACCAAAAACACTCCAAGGTTTCCTGCCTCTGTCAAGCCGACGCCACCACCAAAGGCCACACCTTCCAAGCCTGGCTCCTCAAAACCAAGTTCAGCAAAGCCTGGCTCCTCCAAAGGCAAACGTCAGGCGACTGAGGAACCCATACCCGAACCAACACAACCAAAATCCAGGTCGGTTCCAATGCGCTCTCAACGAGGTAACACTCGAGTCCCTCTCCAGAATGTTAAAGAACCAGACATTGGACCTTTTGATCACAAAGCTCACTTTTTGACTTCTCATTCGAACTATAACCCTTATAgattcaaatctgccatgaacaATGATTTTTATGAGAAGGTTGTCCA gccaaatGTTAATAGCCCAAATGGAATAAAAGGCATTCAGCAAAGAATATTGGgctga